The DNA segment AATCAGCCACAGCGAATACCAACATGTGATTGAAGAAACCCAAGGCAAGGCCGACACTTTCCTCGGTCTAATGGCCAGCGTCACCGCCGGGCGGGTCGCGTCCGCACTGGGCCTTGAGGGCCCGGCAATGGCCATCGATATGGCTTGCGCCTCGGCATTGGCTGCGGTGCATCAAGCCGTCGCCGGGCTACGGCGGGGCGATGTGGACCTAGCCCTCGCCGGAGGCGTGCATGCGGCGCTGTCGCGCAACATTTCCAAACTTATGCTGGATGTGGGGATGCTGTCGCCAAGCGGGCAGTGCCACCCCTTTGATGCGTCTGCGGACGGCTATGTACGCGGCGAGGGCTGCGGAATGCTCATTTTGAAACGGCTGGGTGAAGCGCAGATTGACGGCGACCGGATATGGGGCGTCATCAAGGGTTCTGCCGTTAACCAGAACGGGGCAAGCGCGGGATTCACCATCCCGAACGGCCCGGCACAGGAGCGTGTTATAGAGGAGGCTCTTGCTCAGGCGGGCCTCACCGGGAGGGATGTTGACTATCTCGAAGCGCACGCGACAGCCTCCCAGTTGGGCGACGCAATTGAAGTACACGCAGCAGGTTCGGTGTACGGCAGGGGGCGAGATGCCGACCGACCGCTGCTGATAGGCACCGTAAAGTCAAACATCGGATATCTGGAGACGGCGGCGGGCGTTGCCGGCCTGATAAAGGCCGTGCTGGCGATGAAGCAAGGTGTCATTCCGAAACATCTGCACTTCAAGGAACCGAACCCACAAATCGACTGGGACCGACTGGCCGTGCGAGTGACTTCTGAAAAGACCGACTGGCCACCCCATCCTGACAGGCCGCCACGCGCGGCAGTAAGCGCGTTCGGCATATCGGGCGCAAACGCACATATGGTGGTGGAAGGCTACGGAATCGCAACAGAGAATGGCAGCGGAAGTGCCGGAGTGCAGTCGCTTAGGGGCGCTGCACAGCAAGTACCCATTTCTCTGCCAGAGCCGGTTGCGAATCTGCCGCTAGTCATGGACGGGCTAATGGAGCGCACAGTGCGGTTCCTGCCGCTATCGGGCAAGTCGGACGGCGCACTGCGGGACATTGCAAAACAGTACCTGTCGTGGTTCGACGAGCATATTGCCGAGTCGTCGCCCAAAGCGCCTGCACTTGCTGACATAGCGTGGACGGCGGGTGTCGGACGCAGCCATTTTGACCATCGGGCCGCTGTAGTGTTCGGGGATATGCAGTCTCTGCGCGCGGGGCTGACGAAACTCGCGGAGACCGGCGCCACGCCTGATAAGCCAGATCCGCAGCCTTTAAACAAAGTGGCATTCGTGTACACAGGCGAGGGCAGCCAGTGGGTTGGCATGGGCGAGACATTGTACAACAGCGAGCCGGTCGTGCGCGCTGTTTTGAACCACTGTGACGCCGTGGTGCGCGCGGAGAGAGGAGCATCGCTGCTCGATGTGATGTTCGGGCGCACCGAAGCAACGGACGATCTGAATGATGCAGACTGGGCACAGCCGGCTCTCTACGCGTTGGAGTGCGCGCTGACGGCGCTTTGGGCAAGCGTTGGAATCCGCCCGACCGCCGCGCTGGGGCACGGCACGGGTGAGATTGCCGCAGCTCAGGCCGCAGGAGTCTTCACCTTAGAGGAAGGATTGCGCTTTGCCTTGACTCGCGGCACGCTGATGGCGGCCCTGCCGGGAGTGGACCCGGACCAATCTCTGAACGGTCTGGAAGCGGCATTTGCAGAGAGTGCGGTCTCGCCTCCATCCCTGACTCTGGTGAGCGGCGTTACGGGGCGAGTTGTGGATGCGGACAGCCCACTCGACGGGGCGTACTGGCGTACGCAGGCGTGCGAAACCACGGCGTTCGGCGCAGGGGTCTCCGCGCTTGCCGAGTTGGGAGTAGATGCAGTGGTAGAGATTGGCCCCGGCGCGGTACTGGGGCCGCAGGTGAGTCTCGAGTGGCCGGACTCGTCGGACGGAGAGGAAGCCACCACTTCACCACTCGTGCTTGTGAGCCTGATGCGGCCATCCGACGAGGATTCAGAGGAGGACGGTACCGGTTTTGCAAAGGCGGTTGCAGGGGCATACGAGGCGGGACTGGCGCTTTCCTTTGAGGGCATGTTCGCCGGGGAGTCGCGCCGCCGCATCTCGCTGCCGAGCTATCCGTTCCAGCGCAGGCGTCACTGGGTGTAATCGGGGGGTCGTGTCACGAAGAAAACTAGAGGAAATTGATTGACCTAAGCGCCTATATGTTATACCATTGACTTCTAATATCTTAAATTCTTAAAAGGAGGGCTTTATATTATGGCTTCAACTGAAGAAAGACTGAGACAACTTGCGGACGAAAACCTGGAGGTAGATGGACAGCCGGTAGGCAAGTTGCTGGACCTAGACAAGGGTCTTGCTGATGTGGGTGTTTCCTCTATGGACGCAGTCTCATTCGCCAAAGTGCTAGAACAGGAGTTCAATGTCTCCCTTCTTCCCGATAAGGCCGGGGAGATTCAGACTATTGGAGACTTGATAGCGTACTTGGAGGCCAACGCTTCTTAACACCTCACTCCTGTAGAGGTAACCGGCATCTGATGTCCGCTTCTGCTGCAAGGTACTGGTGGAGTTTTTTCCGTAAAGCTGGTCCCGTTACCGTCACGCATGTAGACCTGACGCCTAATGCCAGCCGTGAGGCATCATCTTTATTATTGCTGAACGAGGAAGAACAGGTGCGTTGTCGCCAATATCCGCTTCCAGGTCCTCGTCGCAGATTTGCTCTGTGCCGTGCTGCGCTTCGGACTATCCTCTGTCGCCAACTCGGCTGCAGCAATGAACGCCTCAGCTTCGGTTCATCTGAGTATGGAAAGCCGTTTGCGCTAGTAGACGAGGAACCGGCAGCCATCAGCTTCAACCTCAGCCACAGCGCAAAGCATGGCTTGATAGCTCTTGTTCCCCATGGACGGCTGGGCGTGGATGTGGAGGAGCGGGTCCCTCGAGGGGATTTTGACGAACTGAGCGAAGCCGTGTTCGGTCCTCATGAACAGTCCGCCCTTGGAAACGTACGCGGACGCGACAGGACTCGGCTGTTCTTCAGACTCTGGACCATCAAGGAAGCCCTAATCAAGGCTCTTGGCCTAGGCTTTACTCTTGATGTGTCTCAGTTTGAAGTGCCACCAGCCTTGCATCAGGGGAGAGTGGGCATATTTCGCTTTCCACAGCTACCGGAAGTGCACTGGCGCGTCGAATACATCGGCAACGAAGATTTCTCAGCGGCCATCG comes from the Candidatus Dadabacteria bacterium genome and includes:
- a CDS encoding acyl carrier protein, whose product is MASTEERLRQLADENLEVDGQPVGKLLDLDKGLADVGVSSMDAVSFAKVLEQEFNVSLLPDKAGEIQTIGDLIAYLEANAS
- a CDS encoding 4'-phosphopantetheinyl transferase superfamily protein, encoding MSASAARYWWSFFRKAGPVTVTHVDLTPNASREASSLLLLNEEEQVRCRQYPLPGPRRRFALCRAALRTILCRQLGCSNERLSFGSSEYGKPFALVDEEPAAISFNLSHSAKHGLIALVPHGRLGVDVEERVPRGDFDELSEAVFGPHEQSALGNVRGRDRTRLFFRLWTIKEALIKALGLGFTLDVSQFEVPPALHQGRVGIFRFPQLPEVHWRVEYIGNEDFSAAIAHELVPSQLGDQSLQRRNGDVLEKQGACQ